Sequence from the Silvibacterium dinghuense genome:
CCGTACACTGGAAGAGATGACCCCGCCCGTACGCCTGGTCGCCATCGACATCGACGGCACCCTGCTTCCCTCCTCCGGCACCATCAGCGATCGTACCCACCGTGCCCTGCGCGAGGCACAGGCAGCCGGCATAGAAGTAGTGATTGCCACGGGCCGCCGCCAGGCCTACGCCGCGCCGCTGCTGGTCTCCTCCGGGCTGAGTCCGGAGACGGTCTTCATCACCTCGAACGGCGCGGTAACCCGGACCATGGCCGGCGAACGCATCGACCGCTTCACGCTGCCTGTCGAGACCGCCCGTGCGCTTTGCCCTATCCTGCGCCGCTTCGGCGGCACCACTGTCTTTACCTTCGACCGCGAAGGTCCGGGCGAGCTGGTGATCGAATCGTTCGAACAGCTCCACGCCCGCATCGCTCTCTGGGTTGAGGCCAACCGCCCCTGGATCGAAGAAGTACACCCCCTGGAACGCGCCTTCGACGCCGGCAAAGCGCCCGTGCAGGGCATGGTCTGCGGCACCCCGACGGAGATGATGCAGGCGGAACTCTGGCTTTCGGCCAGCGAACTCTCTGCAAAGATCGAGACGCACCGCACCGAATACATCCACCGCGACCTCAGCATTCTCGACATTCTGCCTCCCGGCTGCTCGAAGGGCGTAGCCCTCGACCGGCTGGCCCGGCGGCTGGGAATCGAACCCGCCAGCGTCATGGCCATCGGCGATAACCTCAATGATTTCGAGATGTTACGTTATGCCGGCCAACCTGTCGTGATGACCAATGCCGCCCCCGAGCTGCTCGAAGCGGCACGACAGCATGGCTGGCGCATCGCCCCGACGAACGACGAGGACGGTGTAGCGCAGACGCTTGAGAGCGTCCTCACTTCGGCCAACGTCCCGTCTGGCAGAGGAATTTAACCCGATCCGGGGCGCTGCCGCCCCGGATCACCATGGTAGATTGACCCTGATGACGTGCTCCCGCTCCCTGTCCGTTTTCCAGACCGCTTTCCGGTCTTGTTTCCGGACCACCTTCACCAGCCTGCTGCTCGCCACCGCGGCTCTTCCCGCCGCGCATGCCGCCGAGCGCATCACGCTGACCAACGGCTTCGACCTGGTCTGCGACCACCGCGTCGCCGACGGGAGCCGCGTGCGGCTGTATACCGACGCCTCCAGCTATGTCGAGGTGAACGCCACGGAGATTGCCTCGGCTGTTCCCGTAGAACTGCCCCCCGCAGCGCCATCTGCACCGGCGACAGCTTCCGCACATGCAGTCACTGCAACCCCGGCTCCGGCCGCCCCGGCATCGGCAAGGCTTTCCGACGCCGAAATTCACCAGCTTCTGGCCGCACCCGGCCAGGTCCACGATCTCGATGTCGATCTGCTGGCGGCAGTGATCAAGCAGGAGAGCGGCGGCCAGACCCACGCCGTGAGCCGTACCGGCGCGCGCGGCCTCATGCAGCTGATGCCCGGCACGGCCAGCCAGCTCGGAGTTTCAGACGCCTTTGTTCCGGAGCAGAATGTGGGCGGCGGCACGGCCTACCTCGATAGCCTGCTGCACCGCTACCACGACAACCTGCCGCTGGCTCTCGCCGCATACAACGCCGGTCCCGGTGCGGTGGACCGCTGGCATGGCATCCCGCCTTATCCCGAGACCCGCGCCTATGTCGCCCGCGTGATCCATGAATTCAACCGGCGCGTCGCCCAGCGCCACAGCATGGCCGCTCATTCCGTGACCCAGGTGGCCAGCGCCGCCATAAAATAAGACAGCAGACCCCAAAACACACGCACCTGAGTTTCTTTCCGACTGAACGATCTGACATCTACGATCCGGGAGACCGATTGTTTGAAGAATAAGCGCTGGCTTCTGTACCTCGTCGTGGCGATCGTGCTCGTCGTGGCCTTCTTTCTTGTCCGCGACCGCATTCACTTCGACTGGCATGTCTTCGGCGAGCAGCTCAAGCTGGCCGACTGGCGCCGCATCGGTATTGGCATCGCGCTGATCTGGATGGCCTACGGCGTCCGCGCCGTGCGCTGGTCGGTACTGCTGAAGCCCACAAAGAAGGTCTCTCCGTTCAAACTGGTCGGCTCGCAGGTCATTGGCTTCACCGCCGTCGCGCTCTTCGGACGCCTCGCCGACCTGGTGCGGCCGTACCTGGTGGCCAAGCGCACTAAGCTTCCGCTCAGCACGCAGGTGGGCGTCTACACCGTCGAGCGTATGTTCGATTTCGGCTGCCTGGCGCTGATCTTTTCCATCGTCCTGCTCTTCTCTCCCGACCGCGCCAACCTGCCCCGTCCGGACCTGATCCACAAGGCTGCGCTCGGCGGCCTGCTGGCCACGGTAGCGCTCGCCGTCTTCGCTATCCTGGCCCGCGTCTCGGGCAAGGTGGTCGCCGGAATCGTCGGCAAAGGACTGGGTGTGTTTTCAAAGAGCCTCGGCGAGAGCGCGAGCGAGAAGATCCTCGGCTTCCGCGATGGGCTCAACGTGATCGGCTCGCTGGGTGATTTCCTGGCAATCCTGACGATCTCGGTGATCCACTGGCTGATGATTGCCTATGCGTATCTGGAGGCGACAAAGGCCTTTGTGGCCGCGCCGGAGCTGGCAAACATGACATTGGCCCGGTGCATGCTGCTGATGGCCGCCAGCATGGGCTCCTCGATGCTGCAGCTGCCGATCATCGGCTGGTTCACGCAGATCGGCCTGACCTCCGCCGCGATGACGGCGCTCTTTCACGTCGCGCCCGAACCGGCGCTGGGCTGCGGCGCCGTGCTGCTGCTAGTCACCTTCATGAGCGTGATCCCGCTCGGCCTGGTCTGGGCGCAGATCGAGCATGTCTCGCTCAAGCAAGTCTCGGAAGAGAGCGAGCACGCCGGGGTCGAGTCACTGACTGCTCCTGTGCAGGACGCAGCGGAATAACTCAACGGTTGCGCAGCTCTTCGTGCGATCGGGGAGCTGCGCAGGCCGGATTTGGGCCATTTCGCTTATCAGGCAGCCCCGAGAATACTCTTCAAAAGCCCCGGAAAGCGCTCATCGAGATCAGCCTTCCGCAAGCGATTCATCAGGGCTGTTCCCTCCTTCCGGGAGGTGATGACACCCGCATTCCGCAGAACGCGAAAATGGTGCGACAAGCTCGATTTGGGCATGTCGATATCGAAATACCCGCACGCGATCTCCTCTGTCTTCACGAGACTTTTTACGATCTGCAGCCGCGTCTCATCGCTCAAAGCGTAGAGTACAGCCGTCAACTGCAGATCGCTCTTCTTTGGCTCAGCCTGTTTTGTTGGCATCTTTTCCGATTTCCCGAAACGCTTGCACTTCTGCCTTCATCATACTATTGTTCGAATATTATCGAACTACTATCGAACCAGGAGAAGCACAGTGAAAGCATGGCAGCTACATGGACTCGGGCTGGAAAACCTTAAGCCGGGAGAAGCACCGATCCCGACACCGCAGGCCAATGAGGTTCTCATCCAGGTGAAGGCGGTATCGCTGAACTTTCGCGACAAGGCAATTGTCGATGGAATCTACGAACCGGAGCTTGTTCCCAAACTTCTCATCCCCGTTTCCGATGTTGTCGGCACCGTGGTCGCCGTGGGTCAAGAAGTCACGCATCTAAAAGAAGGCGACCGCGTGAACTCCAACCTCTACTCGTCATGGGTGGATGGGGATGCCGAGCCGGACTACGGCCTCTTTTCCTACGGCACGCCTCTGCCCGGCGCCCTGGCGGAATACATGATCCTCAATGCATCCACGTCGGTGAAAGCTCCAGCCTTCATGTCCGATGAAGAAGCGGCCACCTTGCCGATCGCCGCACTTACCGCCTGGTACGCCATGACAGATCTCGGCCAGCTTAAGCCTGGGCAGACGGTTCTGGTACAAGGCACCGGCGGTGTTTCGATCTTCGCGCTCCAGTTGGCTACGGCATTGGGTGCCAAAGTAATCGCGACCTCGAGCCGCGACGAGAACCTGGCCCGCGTAAAGGAGCTGGGAGCGTGGCAGGTCATCAACTACCGCCAGCACCCGGCATGGGAGAAGAAAACGCTGGAGTTCACGAACGGGAGAGGTGTGGATCAGCTGCTCGATGTCGTCGGCGGTGAGGGATTGAACCAGTCCGTCCAGGCGACGCGAATTGGCGGCCAAATCCACCAGATCGGCTTTCTCGACAGCCAGGTTTCCAAGCTCGATCTGATGCCGGTGCTCTTCCGTCAGACCGTCCTGCGCGGCATCTGTGTCGGCCCGGCACAATCCTTTGAGAGGATGAACGAGTTCCTGAACCAGCACCGTATCCACCCCGTCATCGATACGGTTTACAGCTTCGACCAGGCACGGGAAGCCTATGAGCATCTGGCTCGTGGAGCCTTTGGCAAGATTGTGATCAAGGTATCCGCATAATCGCCTGCAAACGTCTTTCCCAAATGAAAACGGCGGCCTTCCGGCCGCCGTTTTCGCTACACCCTGAACCCTATCCCCGGCACCCTGTTTACAGGTTCTTCCGCACCACGCGCCGCACGGCGTCGGTGAAGATACCGTAGACGGCATGCGAGACCCATTCGCTGATGCGCTCCTGCGTGGGCTGCTCTTCCTTTGGAGCGGCGAGGCCCATCTTCGGCAGGATCGACTCGTGGGTCAGCTTGTTCAGCGTGAGGCCGAAGGCCGCGCCCTTCCAGGCTCCGAGCGAAGGCTCCATCTCGACCAGCGCGCCGTAGACAGCTCCGGCGGTCGCGCCGAAGGCCAGGTGGATACTCTGCATTGCAGCCTGCTGGCTGGCCGGGGGCAATGGATGCCCGGCAACCTGCTCGGCCAGCACTACCGGCGGCGCGACCTGTCCGGCGGCGCGCGGCGGAAAAAGCTTCTCGGCCAGCACCTTGGCTCCGGCGCCGGCAAGGCCGCCGATCATGCCGGCCATAGCTCCCTTCAGAATCGATCTCTTCCGTGTCATGTGGCGATTAGATGCCATTCCATGGCTGAGAGCCAAGTGCTTCTTTTTGACTGAGGATGTCTCTTTTGTGGTGGATGCCTGTCTGGCATTTCCTGTCCCCCCGTCAGGATTCTCCCCCCCACCTAAGCGAAGCCTGGATGAGGCACCCTGATCCTCACTTATTTCGAGAAACCGCAGGTTCCTCCACGTCGCTCCGCTTCGGTCGGAATGACAACCATGATGAAAGAGCGAGAATGCCAACTCGTGATCGGAGGGAGCGGAGGCCGAAGGCAAAAGGCCTGGACGGCCAGTCCGCTGCTAGAATTTGGCTATACGCACATGAAGTGTCCTTATTGCGGGTTCACGCAAGACCGCGTGATCGACTCGCGCGAAAGCAAAGAAGCCGATTCCATCCGACGCCGTCGCGAGTGCGAGCGCTGCACGAAGCGCTTCACCACCTATGAGCGCATCGACGAGATTCCCTACATGGTCGTCAAGAAGGACGGTCGGCGGGAAAAGTTCGAGCGCCAGAAGGTGCTCTCCGGCCTGCTGCACGCCTGCGAAAAGCGGCCTGTATCCGCCGGCACCCTCGAGCGGCTGGTCGATGAGACCGAGTCCTACCTCACCGAATCACCCGAACGCGAGCGCACCACCTCGGAGATCGGCGAACTGCTGATGAACCGGCTCAAAGCGCTGGATACGGTTGCCTATATCCGCTTTGCCAGCGTCTACCGCGACTTCAAGGACGTACGCGAATTCAAGGAGGAGCTCGAGCAGCTTCTCACCCGCGAGCAGCCAGGCCGCAAGGCCAGGGCCGCCGCGCACACCAGCCCTCCGGCTGAAAAGGCATAAGCCGCCGAGAGCAGAGAGCCAAAAATTATGACCACTCAGAAAACGCATAAAGTTACGCTGATCCCCGGCGACGGAATCGGCCCGGAAGTTTCGAATGCAGTCGTTCGCATCCTTGAGGCCTCGGGCGTCAAGTTCGACTGGGAGAGCTACGCGGCCGGCGCAGAGGCCTTCGAGAAGTACAAGGAGTACATCCCCAAGGAGCTGTACGAGTCGATCGAGCGCAACAAGGTGGCCCTGAAGGGGCCTGTGACCACCCCGATCGGCGGCGGCTTCTCCTCCATCAACGTGACCCTGCGCAAGAAGTTCGAGCTTTTCGCCAACTTCCGCCCCATCAAGAACCTGCCCGGCCTCGAGACCCGTTACCCCGGTGTCGACCTGATCATCATTCGTGAAAACACCGAAGGTCTCTATGTCGGCCTCGAGCACGAAGTCGTGCCCGGCGTCGTCGAGGCGCTCAAGATCGTCACCGAGAAGGCATCGACCCGCATCGCCAAGTTCGCCTTCGAGTACGCCCGCAAGCACGGCCGCAAGAAGGTCCACGCCATCCACAAGGCGAACATCATGAAGATGTCCGACGGTCTCTTCATCCGTTGCTCGAAGAACGTCTCGAAGGACTTCCCGGAGATCACCTACGGCGAGCACATCGTCGACAACACCTGCATGCAGCTGG
This genomic interval carries:
- a CDS encoding HAD family hydrolase; amino-acid sequence: MTPPVRLVAIDIDGTLLPSSGTISDRTHRALREAQAAGIEVVIATGRRQAYAAPLLVSSGLSPETVFITSNGAVTRTMAGERIDRFTLPVETARALCPILRRFGGTTVFTFDREGPGELVIESFEQLHARIALWVEANRPWIEEVHPLERAFDAGKAPVQGMVCGTPTEMMQAELWLSASELSAKIETHRTEYIHRDLSILDILPPGCSKGVALDRLARRLGIEPASVMAIGDNLNDFEMLRYAGQPVVMTNAAPELLEAARQHGWRIAPTNDEDGVAQTLESVLTSANVPSGRGI
- a CDS encoding lytic transglycosylase domain-containing protein, producing the protein MTCSRSLSVFQTAFRSCFRTTFTSLLLATAALPAAHAAERITLTNGFDLVCDHRVADGSRVRLYTDASSYVEVNATEIASAVPVELPPAAPSAPATASAHAVTATPAPAAPASARLSDAEIHQLLAAPGQVHDLDVDLLAAVIKQESGGQTHAVSRTGARGLMQLMPGTASQLGVSDAFVPEQNVGGGTAYLDSLLHRYHDNLPLALAAYNAGPGAVDRWHGIPPYPETRAYVARVIHEFNRRVAQRHSMAAHSVTQVASAAIK
- a CDS encoding lysylphosphatidylglycerol synthase transmembrane domain-containing protein, translated to MKNKRWLLYLVVAIVLVVAFFLVRDRIHFDWHVFGEQLKLADWRRIGIGIALIWMAYGVRAVRWSVLLKPTKKVSPFKLVGSQVIGFTAVALFGRLADLVRPYLVAKRTKLPLSTQVGVYTVERMFDFGCLALIFSIVLLFSPDRANLPRPDLIHKAALGGLLATVALAVFAILARVSGKVVAGIVGKGLGVFSKSLGESASEKILGFRDGLNVIGSLGDFLAILTISVIHWLMIAYAYLEATKAFVAAPELANMTLARCMLLMAASMGSSMLQLPIIGWFTQIGLTSAAMTALFHVAPEPALGCGAVLLLVTFMSVIPLGLVWAQIEHVSLKQVSEESEHAGVESLTAPVQDAAE
- a CDS encoding ArsR/SmtB family transcription factor, translating into MPTKQAEPKKSDLQLTAVLYALSDETRLQIVKSLVKTEEIACGYFDIDMPKSSLSHHFRVLRNAGVITSRKEGTALMNRLRKADLDERFPGLLKSILGAA
- a CDS encoding zinc-dependent alcohol dehydrogenase family protein, whose amino-acid sequence is MKAWQLHGLGLENLKPGEAPIPTPQANEVLIQVKAVSLNFRDKAIVDGIYEPELVPKLLIPVSDVVGTVVAVGQEVTHLKEGDRVNSNLYSSWVDGDAEPDYGLFSYGTPLPGALAEYMILNASTSVKAPAFMSDEEAATLPIAALTAWYAMTDLGQLKPGQTVLVQGTGGVSIFALQLATALGAKVIATSSRDENLARVKELGAWQVINYRQHPAWEKKTLEFTNGRGVDQLLDVVGGEGLNQSVQATRIGGQIHQIGFLDSQVSKLDLMPVLFRQTVLRGICVGPAQSFERMNEFLNQHRIHPVIDTVYSFDQAREAYEHLARGAFGKIVIKVSA
- a CDS encoding DUF1440 domain-containing protein, whose amino-acid sequence is MTRKRSILKGAMAGMIGGLAGAGAKVLAEKLFPPRAAGQVAPPVVLAEQVAGHPLPPASQQAAMQSIHLAFGATAGAVYGALVEMEPSLGAWKGAAFGLTLNKLTHESILPKMGLAAPKEEQPTQERISEWVSHAVYGIFTDAVRRVVRKNL
- the nrdR gene encoding transcriptional regulator NrdR; the encoded protein is MKCPYCGFTQDRVIDSRESKEADSIRRRRECERCTKRFTTYERIDEIPYMVVKKDGRREKFERQKVLSGLLHACEKRPVSAGTLERLVDETESYLTESPERERTTSEIGELLMNRLKALDTVAYIRFASVYRDFKDVREFKEELEQLLTREQPGRKARAAAHTSPPAEKA
- a CDS encoding isocitrate dehydrogenase (NAD(+)), whose translation is MTTQKTHKVTLIPGDGIGPEVSNAVVRILEASGVKFDWESYAAGAEAFEKYKEYIPKELYESIERNKVALKGPVTTPIGGGFSSINVTLRKKFELFANFRPIKNLPGLETRYPGVDLIIIRENTEGLYVGLEHEVVPGVVEALKIVTEKASTRIAKFAFEYARKHGRKKVHAIHKANIMKMSDGLFIRCSKNVSKDFPEITYGEHIVDNTCMQLVTNPYQYDVLLLENLYGDIVSDLCAAFVGGLGLVPGANLGHEAAIFEAVHGSAPDIAGKDIANPTALLQSAVLMLRHLDEEAAADRIQAAIEKVYTEKKTLTRDVHGTAGTTAFADAVIAAL